The Thermomicrobiales bacterium genome has a segment encoding these proteins:
- a CDS encoding ZIP family metal transporter produces MSSESIATPSRANRGVPWLYAIVPIGLLLLTLAIIVATGAGVPDNGAPPIETLAVQRVWLPAQDEIRISVINDGPDPITIAQVVVDDAYWPYTMDGDSTLDRREGATLTIPYPWIEGETHAVTLLSSTGVAFPAEIPVAIESPKLDGQSIWRYGLIGVYVGVIPVALGLLWYPLLRRLGRSKLNFILALTVGLLLFLVIDMFQEAQEIALAAPASFDTPVLVPLLAVLAAGLLITLSHWLRRRGERFRNQESGGLILAYQIALGIGLHNLGEGLAIGSAFAIGEAALGVFLIVGFTLHNVTEGIGVAAPLVEHRPAFRHFVALTLLAGGPAVIGTWIGAFTFSPFWTAVFLAIGVGAIVQVIYEVSRMIWRSQQRANEPGLTWTTFGGLTAGIAVMYATALIIA; encoded by the coding sequence CGATTGCCACTCCCAGTCGCGCCAACCGGGGCGTTCCCTGGCTCTACGCCATCGTGCCGATCGGTCTGCTGCTGTTGACGCTAGCCATCATAGTCGCTACGGGGGCAGGAGTACCGGACAATGGTGCTCCGCCGATCGAGACGCTGGCGGTGCAGCGCGTCTGGCTCCCTGCGCAAGACGAGATCCGCATCTCGGTGATCAACGACGGGCCGGATCCCATTACGATCGCGCAGGTGGTTGTGGACGATGCCTATTGGCCGTACACGATGGACGGCGATTCAACGCTGGACCGGCGTGAAGGGGCGACGCTGACGATTCCGTATCCCTGGATCGAAGGGGAGACGCATGCGGTTACGCTGCTCAGCTCGACCGGAGTGGCGTTCCCGGCCGAGATACCGGTGGCGATCGAGAGCCCGAAGCTGGACGGACAATCGATCTGGCGTTATGGGTTGATCGGCGTGTATGTCGGGGTCATTCCGGTGGCATTGGGATTGCTCTGGTATCCGCTGTTGCGCCGGTTGGGACGCAGCAAGCTGAACTTCATTCTGGCGCTGACGGTCGGGTTGTTGCTTTTCCTGGTGATCGACATGTTCCAGGAAGCGCAGGAGATCGCGCTTGCCGCACCGGCGTCGTTCGATACGCCGGTGCTGGTACCGCTGCTGGCAGTGCTGGCCGCGGGATTGCTGATTACGCTCAGTCACTGGTTGCGCCGGCGAGGCGAACGGTTCCGGAATCAGGAGAGTGGCGGCCTCATCCTCGCGTACCAGATTGCGCTCGGTATTGGTTTGCACAATCTGGGTGAGGGACTCGCAATCGGTAGCGCGTTTGCCATTGGCGAGGCGGCCCTGGGCGTGTTCCTGATCGTTGGATTCACTCTGCATAATGTGACCGAAGGGATCGGCGTGGCGGCACCGCTGGTGGAGCATCGGCCGGCATTCCGGCATTTCGTAGCGCTGACGTTGCTGGCGGGTGGACCAGCGGTCATTGGCACCTGGATTGGCGCGTTCACATTTTCGCCGTTCTGGACCGCGGTTTTTCTGGCGATTGGCGTGGGCGCGATCGTGCAAGTGATCTACGAGGTGAGCCGGATGATCTGGCGGAGTCAGCAGCGAGCGAACGAACCGGGGCTGACTTGGACGACCTTCGGCGGTCTGACGGCCGGCATCGCAGTCATGTACGCGACGGCGCTCATCATCGCTTGA
- a CDS encoding cation transporter, with protein MTSETVRYRVTGMDCTDCVAKIEKTARKVPGVDSVRVSLTSQVMTLQLVDGMEPLPRLEEEITELGYRLDRMDARDDASDTLPPASYLTPAYKRALVIVVVLNFGYGLIEAGGGYLSDSQALKADALDFLGDGLITFLGLLAIAWRPIWRARSALIQGIFLGALGLTVLGATIYRVIVQKQPEAELMGAFGLVALVINVTAALVLLPHRAGDANARAVWLFSRNDALGNVAVVIAAILVAWLASPWPDLVVAFIIAGLFLQSSWSIIKDAHMELLATGGA; from the coding sequence ATGACCTCAGAGACCGTGCGCTACCGCGTTACTGGAATGGACTGCACCGATTGCGTGGCGAAAATCGAGAAGACCGCTCGCAAGGTTCCCGGCGTCGATAGCGTCCGGGTTTCTCTCACCTCCCAAGTAATGACCCTCCAGTTGGTCGATGGCATGGAACCGCTTCCGAGGCTCGAGGAGGAGATAACCGAACTTGGGTACCGGCTCGACCGTATGGATGCGCGGGACGACGCATCCGACACACTGCCGCCAGCATCGTATCTAACACCCGCATACAAACGGGCGCTCGTGATCGTCGTTGTGCTCAATTTCGGATATGGACTCATTGAAGCGGGTGGCGGCTATCTCTCAGACTCGCAAGCCCTGAAGGCTGACGCGCTTGATTTTCTGGGCGACGGACTGATTACGTTCTTGGGACTGCTTGCCATTGCGTGGCGCCCAATCTGGCGGGCACGTTCGGCCCTTATTCAGGGAATCTTTCTGGGGGCGCTCGGTCTCACTGTGCTTGGGGCGACGATCTACCGGGTGATCGTCCAGAAGCAACCAGAAGCTGAATTGATGGGCGCTTTCGGTTTGGTGGCGCTCGTTATCAACGTGACGGCAGCGCTGGTGCTCCTGCCCCATCGTGCGGGCGACGCCAATGCGCGGGCCGTCTGGCTCTTTTCGCGCAACGATGCGCTCGGAAATGTTGCGGTGGTCATCGCGGCCATTCTGGTCGCCTGGCTGGCCTCGCCGTGGCCCGACTTGGTCGTTGCTTTCATCATTGCCGGCCTGTTCTTACAATCGTCCTGGTCGATCATCAAAGACGCCCACATGGAGTTGCTGGCGACCGGCGGGGCTTGA
- a CDS encoding metalloregulator ArsR/SmtB family transcription factor, with protein MTVNEIVEATDLSQSNTSNHLACLFECGLVRREQRGKFVVYSLIDHRVAELLELAERVLADIGQGIYDCTRYPEPERSDG; from the coding sequence TTGACTGTCAACGAGATTGTCGAAGCCACAGACCTGAGTCAATCCAATACGTCGAACCATCTCGCCTGCCTCTTCGAATGCGGGTTGGTCAGACGCGAGCAGCGTGGGAAGTTCGTGGTCTACTCCCTGATCGACCATCGGGTCGCGGAACTGCTGGAACTTGCTGAACGCGTACTCGCCGACATCGGGCAAGGCATTTACGATTGCACGCGCTATCCGGAGCCGGAGCGGAGCGACGGATGA
- a CDS encoding ArdC family protein, which produces MSDSVFALDQLETAPLQLKIDQALQDLSEQLARGHTDHFRQVLTFYAKFHHYSMANAILIMQQKPDAEVVAGYRRWQELGHQVRKNTKSAQIWCPVIRKDAAESEVNGTDERVLVGFRTGYVFSDKDLIDAETLNLPTLRSQLPDTQADLLLYIREKVEASGVSVRETDHIRGAEGYYDRARHQIVLESAKDSHNQVLVLLHEWAHALFHRQPEAAAWPQAQKEFEAETVTVVLANILGIAAPAASDYLLVYGATPEQLKQSMGHIHRLVTTMTKALGLTSPLADPGPRDARPSVQRKRDWK; this is translated from the coding sequence ATGTCCGACAGTGTGTTCGCGCTGGATCAACTGGAAACTGCCCCTTTACAGCTGAAGATTGATCAAGCCCTTCAGGACCTCTCAGAGCAACTGGCCCGAGGTCACACTGATCACTTTCGCCAGGTCCTCACCTTCTACGCCAAATTCCATCACTACTCGATGGCCAACGCCATTCTCATCATGCAGCAGAAACCCGATGCTGAGGTGGTGGCTGGGTATCGTCGGTGGCAGGAACTTGGCCACCAGGTGCGCAAGAACACCAAGTCCGCGCAGATCTGGTGTCCGGTGATCCGCAAGGATGCAGCCGAATCAGAAGTGAACGGCACAGACGAACGCGTGCTGGTTGGTTTTCGAACCGGATACGTCTTTTCCGATAAGGACCTCATCGACGCCGAGACGCTCAACCTCCCGACGCTGCGCTCGCAACTCCCTGACACTCAAGCTGACCTGCTTCTATATATAAGGGAGAAGGTGGAGGCGTCCGGGGTATCAGTTCGCGAGACGGACCATATTCGCGGTGCGGAAGGCTACTACGATCGCGCTCGACACCAGATTGTGTTGGAGTCGGCTAAAGACTCGCATAACCAAGTATTGGTGCTGCTCCATGAATGGGCGCACGCGCTCTTTCATCGTCAACCCGAGGCGGCGGCTTGGCCACAAGCTCAGAAAGAGTTTGAAGCCGAGACCGTCACCGTGGTGCTGGCCAACATTCTGGGGATTGCGGCGCCGGCCGCATCGGATTATTTGCTGGTCTACGGCGCTACTCCTGAACAACTCAAGCAGTCGATGGGGCATATCCACCGCTTAGTCACAACCATGACCAAGGCGTTGGGTTTGACTTCCCCGTTGGCTGATCCCGGTCCACGGGACGCTCGTCCGAGCGTGCAACGGAAGCGAGACTGGAAATAA